Proteins from one Tsuneonella aeria genomic window:
- the nuoG gene encoding NADH-quinone oxidoreductase subunit NuoG: MPKVTVDGEAIEVPDGATVLQACELAGKEIPRFCYHERLSIAGNCRMCLVEVKPGPPKPQASCALPAAEGQEIRTDSQMVKLAREGVMEFLLINHPLDCPICDQGGECDLQDQAVAYGRGGSRYEENKRAVTEKYMGPLIKTIMTRCIHCTRCVRFSEEIAGVDEIGALYRGESMQITTYLEKAASHELSANVIDLCPVGALTSRPYAFEARPWELKKTLSIDVSDAVGANIRLDSRGREVMRALPRINDDVNEEWLSDKGRYMVDGLTRRRLDSVWIRKDGKLAKASWDEAFAVIAGAAPGASIAAIAGDMVDCETMFAARKLLNALGSDMLEGRQTGLSYPTGNLAAVNFNSGLAGIETADAILIVGSHVRWEAPLLNVRLRKAAKRGAKVFVVGPHWETTFPAEFLGEDAALVHDLPERVTEALAAAERPAVIVGGAGLAAGALDALLAIDVQRDGWNGFNVLHMAASRMGGLMLGYAQKGGIADVIEAAPKVVLALGADEVDWSQFAGSLKVYIGHHGDSGAHAADVILPAAAFSEKDGTYVNTEGRVQFAEKAVFAPGDAREDWTILRALADALGVTVGFDTFAQLQAAMIAEVPALGIEGLADYGKLPKPGKGKASGRIAYPIKDFYLTNPIARASVVMQRCSAELLHGADMAEAAE; encoded by the coding sequence ATGCCCAAGGTCACCGTAGACGGCGAAGCGATCGAGGTGCCCGATGGCGCCACCGTGCTGCAGGCGTGCGAGCTTGCCGGCAAGGAAATCCCGCGATTCTGCTATCACGAGCGCCTCAGCATCGCCGGCAACTGCCGGATGTGCCTGGTCGAGGTGAAGCCCGGCCCGCCGAAGCCGCAGGCCAGCTGCGCGCTGCCGGCTGCCGAGGGGCAGGAAATCCGCACAGATAGCCAGATGGTCAAGCTGGCGCGCGAGGGGGTGATGGAGTTCCTCCTGATCAACCACCCGCTCGACTGCCCGATCTGCGACCAGGGCGGCGAGTGCGACTTGCAGGATCAGGCCGTCGCCTACGGCCGCGGCGGTTCGCGCTATGAAGAGAACAAGCGGGCGGTCACCGAAAAGTACATGGGCCCGCTGATCAAGACGATCATGACCCGGTGCATCCACTGCACCCGCTGCGTGCGCTTTTCCGAAGAGATCGCCGGCGTGGACGAGATCGGCGCGCTCTATCGCGGCGAATCGATGCAGATCACGACCTATCTGGAAAAGGCTGCCAGCCACGAGCTCAGCGCCAACGTGATCGACTTGTGCCCGGTGGGCGCGCTCACCAGCCGGCCTTATGCCTTCGAAGCGCGGCCGTGGGAGCTGAAGAAGACGCTGTCCATCGACGTCAGCGACGCGGTGGGGGCCAACATCCGCCTCGACAGCCGGGGGCGCGAAGTCATGCGCGCGCTGCCCCGGATCAACGACGACGTGAACGAGGAGTGGCTGTCGGACAAGGGCCGCTACATGGTCGACGGCCTGACCCGGCGGCGGCTCGACAGCGTGTGGATCCGTAAGGATGGCAAGCTGGCCAAGGCGAGCTGGGACGAAGCGTTCGCGGTGATCGCCGGTGCAGCGCCGGGCGCCAGCATCGCGGCCATCGCCGGCGACATGGTCGATTGCGAAACGATGTTCGCAGCCAGGAAGCTGCTGAACGCGCTCGGTTCCGACATGCTGGAAGGCCGGCAGACCGGGCTCAGCTATCCAACCGGCAACCTCGCGGCGGTCAACTTCAACTCGGGCCTCGCCGGGATCGAGACGGCCGACGCTATCCTGATCGTCGGCAGCCATGTCCGCTGGGAAGCGCCGCTGCTCAACGTGCGCCTCCGCAAGGCGGCAAAGCGCGGGGCGAAGGTGTTCGTGGTGGGGCCGCACTGGGAAACCACGTTCCCGGCCGAGTTCCTGGGCGAGGACGCCGCCCTGGTGCACGACCTGCCGGAACGCGTCACCGAAGCGCTGGCCGCGGCGGAGCGCCCGGCGGTGATCGTCGGCGGCGCGGGGCTCGCGGCAGGCGCGCTCGACGCGCTCCTCGCAATCGATGTCCAGCGGGATGGCTGGAACGGGTTCAACGTGCTGCACATGGCGGCGAGCCGCATGGGCGGATTGATGCTCGGCTACGCGCAGAAGGGCGGCATCGCCGACGTGATCGAGGCTGCACCGAAGGTGGTGCTGGCGCTCGGTGCGGACGAGGTCGACTGGTCGCAATTCGCCGGCAGCCTGAAGGTCTATATCGGGCACCACGGCGATAGCGGCGCGCACGCCGCCGACGTGATCCTCCCGGCTGCCGCGTTCAGCGAAAAGGACGGAACCTACGTCAACACCGAAGGCCGCGTGCAGTTTGCCGAGAAGGCCGTGTTCGCGCCGGGCGACGCGCGCGAGGACTGGACGATCCTGCGCGCGCTGGCCGATGCCCTGGGCGTGACCGTCGGGTTCGACACGTTCGCCCAGCTCCAGGCTGCGATGATTGCCGAAGTGCCCGCGCTGGGTATCGAGGGTCTGGCTGATTACGGAAAGCTGCCGAAACCCGGTAAAGGCAAGGCCAGCGGCAGGATCGCCTACCCGATCAAGGACTTCTACCTCACCAACCCGATCGCGCGCGCCAGCGTGGTGATGCAGCGCTGCTCGGCCGAACTTCTCCATGGCGCGGATATGGCGGAGGCCGCGGAATGA